From the genome of Opisthocomus hoazin isolate bOpiHoa1 chromosome 4, bOpiHoa1.hap1, whole genome shotgun sequence:
ACGCAAGGGAGAACCTGCACGTGCAGGCCCGggtagcaggcaggcagcacaggaaacAAGTCTCTCTGACAGCAGCAGGAGTTCAGATCAAGCCTTGCTTTACACCAAGGAGTGCTTAGAGTATTACCCATATATTTAAGTAGTAAGAGAACCTGTGCCATCAAGCTAAGTATAACCAACAGATGCAATTCTCCAAAGCCAGATAAATCATTACAAAGTACTACGAGTGaggaaaaaactattttttttaatcaaaaaggaGGGTTTCTTTACATAAAAAAGGTTGACTGATATGCTACAGGTAAAGGATCTTCTGCAATCCCTCCAAATAGAAAGGTAGCTTTTACAAGCAAAGAAATTGTTTCCAGTCATAGCTTAGACTAGCTTCTACAGGCTATTAATTACagcaatgagatttttttaatagtGCACCTCAGACTACTTACAGTGACTTGCCCTATAATGGAAACACATCCTAAGGCTTTTTGCCAGCCTAACTATTACCTGCaaacatgagaaaaaatatttttaactaacCTAGCTATggcagaacactttttttttttttgctagaccATGCAAATAAACGGCACACAACATTCTGAGGCAGCTTTTGCTGAGCGTGCTCATTGCAGAAGAACAACATTCTCTGACAACAGAAAAAGCTGCGAGTGGAATCAATCCCACTGTACTCAGCCAACTTTCTGATGGACTTCTCTGAGAATTTTAAGACATGAACTGTTAATTTTCTGTTCCAATAATCTTCGATCAGATTAATCATACCAAGAATTGTCTTACGCATCTTCAGCTCAGATCCCATATGCTTATGAAGTCAAGGTCAGGCTTTTAGGTCAAAATGTATATTTTCTCCATATACACATCTACATTTCCAGCAATAGTCTCTTCTGTTTAGCATAGCCCTTAAGGTCTTTTTTCATCAACCAgagatgttttgggtttttgttttttttgatgtCCTGCATGCACTGCCATTCCATAGAAAAGCCtgtgctctcagagacagatggaagGTTATTTTGGGCCTCACAATAACTGTGGGGATTCTCTAGAAGTCGTACTGCTTACATCAGGAAGTCTGTAGAGCTTCATTGTTCTTTGTAGAGTCATGTTTCTACTCAAATGCGAAAATTTCACCTCCACCAGTTTTCTGGGATTGAGTGATCGATGCCAATACctggaaataaaattaataaagagATTAAATAGTATTCGAAGTGTCAGCTTTACTTGCATCCATTTCCCTGTTTTCTCGCAttgctccttctctccaaatttgtTTCTAAGCAAGTGTGTACTATGTCTGTAAGAAGTCTGTGCAGCAAGAGGTAAGGAAAAGCTATATCCAAACAATAACTTTTAAACAGGCCTGCTATCACCAATTTTGATTCTAAGCAAATGCTTTTTATTACAGAATGAGTAATCACAGGGCTAAACATTTTAGTACTTGTCATAGCCCTGACAATCTCACCATATTTACATGGTAATATCTATTTTCCTCCACAGACAGGACCCTCTGCTCAGGTCTAAGTAGTTTGTTCAACAAGATCTCCTCTTCCTAGGAGATTGTTGTGCAACAGAACATCCCTGGTTACTCTAACACGgcgtggctttttttttttccccatccttccttaCAGAAACTTACAGGATCTTTGGCATTGATAGGTACAAACACAATTTCAAATCAAAAAGTACCCTGTCCACCAGAAGGGCAGACAGCTGAACTAATACTGCTGAACTGAACTTTTCCCAGTATAAATAAAATCCACTCCAAGCAAACAAAATTAAGCTTGATTACACACAACTCTTCTCACATGACAGTTTTCCCATCTTTATCAAAAGCCAGTCAAGTCCTCCTGTCTCCAGGAAAGATGAAAGTATTTCAAAAAAGCAAATCATACAATTCCCAGAAAAGCTCTGTCATCTTTGGCAAGCAACCAGGGAAGTCTCCCAGCAGCGAAACACACCACTTGAAAAACACAGGTATACAATGTTGTCACTGCTAGCATGGCTTCCACCAGAAGGTCAACAGAAACATCTGTTACTCTATTTAAAGGTCGATAAAACAACCCCCAAAATTAGATTTTAGTCTGAGAAGCTGTTTTATCcaagacttggggggggggggggggaggaagatagatattaaaaaaaaaaacccaccctgacaAACACTGAGGCCCTCAGGTTAGTCAAGGCCAcaacatttaatttctttggaTTTTATGCTTTTACTGTTTCTAGCCAATTATATACAATGTTCTTTAAAATGACTGCTATAGGAACCGATATTATTATGAACATCACCTAGGTTACCTGCAAGTAGCCACAGGTTTGGGGAGTACCACTCCAGCAGTGTAAACAGCCTGAAATATTCCTTCCAGGTTTACTCTTCTGGTTATTTCCCGAATCAGTACAGGTGCTACCCGTTTAGATCTCAATTTCTTATGGACACACAGAAAATTGATTTCTACCATTTTCTTCACACTAAAAGGACATGAAATAGTGGAAAAGTTATAGAAAATATTGcatattttcatttgcataaCTGTATTTTCCATGCTGTGACAGAAGAATTTGAGGTAAAAATAAATTGGCCTGTGCCAAAGTACATCTGCAACAAATACCAATCTATGATATTGCAACTGCAATGGCAAATTGTGCAATATGCAAGCTGTGTCTAAGGTGTTTGCAACCCTCCTTTTTCAGAGCTCTATGAAGACTTAACCACTCGTCTCACTGTAAGATGCAGAATGGCATCTAAGCACATGCTATGTGGTATCATAATACTTTATGATTGTCAGCGTACGAAGACGCTGGCCAAGGAAGTCCAGCTGACTGACTAGCCTTGAAGTGCTTTCCAGTAGGGTCAGAAAATTCTATATCATTATCTGTATCATCTATCAACAAGAAAATTCCTTAAATATGCACTACTAGTCTTCATTATAAGGAGCccacaagttgttttttttttttgggggggggggtgtgagcaGAGTAAAAAAAAGTCTCTGCTACATACACAGGATTCTTCTCTTTATGTTTAGTGAGCCTCCTCTCTTTTTAAGCTCTCTGTAGCAATGGATACCAGTTTAAGATTTGTTTCATGGTGTTATTCTTTTACAGATACAAAAGTAATGGTGGATTTTACCTGTCATAAATACGAATATCTGCAGGAATGGCACTTATGAATCCTACCAGTTTTTTGTTTGAAGACACTCTAACCCCACAGTGCCATTGGAGTAACCAGCCCGGAGGACGCAGCGCCCTAGAATTGATGACAGAAATAATTACAAATTACTGCCtaagaaaatgtaataaaaacagCCTTCTTTGCACTTCAGCCAGAGCAGAATGTGGAACTTACTACTCACCACAGAAGAAATTCAGgtgaataatcaaacctgaacatATTATCATCATCTTCTACATAATTCTCATTTAACAGTGTGTATAACTCCTTCAgctgaaaacacacacaaagaaatcCAAATATTTATCCACACCCATCAATCAGAATGAACTTCAGTGATTTTAGATACACATAAAAATTGTTTTACTTACAACTTCAGCATTGCTAAGATCCAACGTGTCCCACATAAAACCTTGTGGCAAAGAATATGGCTCTAGGCGGACATTGTCCTTATCTGGTTCAATTGCACCATGTGAAGTTATAACTTCATCTTTTTAGagaggagaaggggggaaaaaaaggaaaaaaatataagaacAGTTACCTTGCTTGCTTGCTAGTGCAACTGCACTTAACCCTCATTGTGTATGTTCTCATAACTATGTGATAGGAAcatgaagcttttaaaaaatgctggaaaaaattAGTATTATTAGCTCATACTGTTCAGTCTCACAGATCACATTCAGACTAATGACATCAGAATACCATGCACAGAACTACTCTACCTCAATTGATACCCAGTATTTTGTAACACAGGACAGCAATTTACCAGCACATGCACAACACTTCGCAGCCACGAGATCCACGACCTCATCGTGAGAGACATGTTGTACTCACAGTTAACAAACTGTGGCTCGGATCCTGTTTACCACTGACTTGAACAGACCTGAACTCAACAGGGCTACTCTGGAGCAGTGGCATGGCAAAGCCAGAGCATTTAAGGGGTGCTGGTGAAATGTGAAACTTATTCCTAAAATCCTACatgctttcttcccctccctttaCAACTCTGGTCCCTCGGTGTACAGCTATAAACAGCAGCTATTCCTCTTCTATGGAGCAGCTCCtgccaaatcacagaatcatagaatcatctagattggaaaagacctttaagatcattgagtccaaccataaacccaacattgccaagtccaccactaaaccatgtccctaagcaccacttctacatgtcttttaaacacctccaggggtggtgacccaaccacttccctgggcagcctgttccaatgcttgacaatcctttcagtaaagaaatttctgctaatatccagtctgaacctcccctagCACAAACTGAGGCCATTCCTTCTTgtcttgttacttgggagaagagaccaacacccgccccactacaacctcctttcaggtagttgtagaaagcaagaaggtcccccctcagcctcctccagactaaacagccccagctccctcagctgcttctcataagacttgttctccagacccctcaccagctttgttgcccatctctggacacactccagcacctcagtgtccttcttgtagtgagtggctcaaaactgaacacagtactcgaggtgcagcctcaccagtgccgagtacaggggcacgatcacctccctacttctgctggccacactattcctgacacaagccaggatgcccttggccttcttggccacctgggcacactgctggctcatgttcagccggctgtcgaccaacaccccaagatccttttccgccaggcagctttccagccactcctccccaagcctgtagcattgcatggggttattgtgacccaagtgcaggacccggcacttggccttgttgaacctcatacagttggccttggcccattgatccagcctgtccagatccctctgcagagccttcctaacctCAATCAACacttccacccaacttggtgtcatctgcaaacgtaCTGAGGGTGCCCTCGATCCCCTTGtccagattgttgataaagatattaaacaaaactggcccaaaactgagccctggggaacaccactcatgaccggctgccagctggatttaactccgttcaccacaactctttgtgCCCAGCCACCCAGCCAGTTTTTCTACCAacgtgtacacccatccaagccatgaacagctagtttctccagcagACAGAGGACCCttatcatagaaggagatcaagttagtcaagcaggacctccctttcataaacccatgctgactaggCCTGACTGCCTGGTTGTCCTATACGTGCCCAGTGACAGtgctcaagatgatctgctccacaaccttccctggcaccaaggtcagactgactgGCCCGTAGTTCCCCGGATCCTCCTtttggcccttcttgtagatgggtgtcacatttgctgtgaactgggacctccccagttagccaggactgctgataaatgatggaaagtggcttggtcagcacttccaccagctccctcagtcccCTTGGagggatcccatccagccccatagacttgtgtgtgtctaagtggtgcaGCAGGTCACTAACCATTTCCTCGTCAATTAcggggggcttcattctgctccccatccctgtcttccagctcagcggGCTGGGTATcctgagaacaactggtcttactgtTCAAGACTGAGACAAAGTAGGCATTAactacctcagccttttcctcatcctttgtcactaagttTCTCCCTGCATCCaaaaaggatggagattctccttcgcCCTCCCTTTGTTGATAATGTATTTATAGAcatattttattgtcttttatggcagtagccagattaagttccagttgggctttggcccttctaattttctccctgcataaactcacaacatccttgtagtcctcctgagttgcctgccccttcttccaaaggccacaaactctctttttttttcctgagccaaAGCTCTCTGGTTAGCCAGGCCGGTCTTCTTCCCCACCACCTCATCTTTCGGTACATGGGGACGGTCTGCTCCTGCGCCTgtaagatttccttcttgaagaatgtccagccttcctggactccttttcCCTCCCAAgagactctgtcaaccaggctcctaaacaggccgaagtctgccctctggaagtccaagATGGCAGTTCTGCTAACCCACTCCTTACTTCTCCAAGAATCAAAAAACTGTTATTTCATGATCGCTGTGCCCAAGATCGACTCCAACCATCATGTCACCCACAAGTCCTTGTGTGTTCGTGAACAACAGGGCCAGCGGAGCACCTCTCCTGGTAGactcactcaccagctgtgtcaggaagttatcttccatacactccaggaacctcctggactgtttcctctccACTGTACTGTATTTCCAGTGGACATTCGCTAAGTTGAAGTctcccacaagaacaagggctaatGATTGTGAGACTTCGCCCAGCTGCTTATAAATACTTCGTATGCCTCTTCAtactggttgggtggtctataacagactcccaccacGATATCTGTTGGCCCTTCCcgctgattcttacccataaacactcaacTTTATCATCACCATCATTGAGCTCTAGAAAGTCAAATGTTCATTTGTAGTATAAACTTTCCCCAAATGATGGGCAATCCTGACAAATATTTATGGCCTGACGTCCAGTTTGGAAGGCCACCATTACCAGCATCTTTATGCAAACTCTGGGAAATATCAACAGCCTAAATGTTACTACATGGCAGACTTGGCCTAACTCGAACACAGAAGGATTCTGAAGTTAATTAGTGCAAAGACCCCTACAGCTATTTCTTGAATCAACACATTATTTTTTCCACCTAACCACTATTTGATATGCTGGCTACGAAGACTTCCCAGTATGTTCACTCAGCAGATaaaggaaaagcttaaaaaaccccaaacaaatcaatGGGATCAAGAAACAATTCATAAACACTGTTGAACAAAACCTCTGCTGGCCAAATTCAACAAAGCATATTTCTACTGAACAACACTAACAAATAATTTTTAGAGCCAATGTATTGGTTCTTTTAGGCTGGCAAGTGACAGACTCTCATCTTTATAGAAGTGCTGTAAGATATATTGACTAACCCGAACTGAACTCCTGGAACTGCTGTGCAGACACCTGAACTAGCTCTGAAAAAGCTTCATTACAGCCagagtattttctgttttacacACCAACTCATTTTGGCTAGGCTCTTCCTCCACCTAGGCAGGATTACTGTGACAATTACTACCATTACTTTACAGAGGTATCTGGACAGAGTTTGTATGGAGAAGAGCCAGGGCAGGTCAGTTCAATCCAGTGGAAAATATTGCACCCAGGCACTTTGCTCTGGACTTCTCTATGCAAGAAAGTCAGGGACAAATGAGATCACTGTGGATTAAGCTATAGAAATGGATTAATGTGAAATGCTGccctgctgagagagcagagtGCTCCTGTGCTGTAGACTCTATCTTATTTCTGCTTATTCTACACCAGTCTCCAATGCCATGGAGAGAAAtctgcagaacagaagaatgaCAGCTATTGTGCTGAGACTGCTTTACTTGTGGGGCCCCCAAGTTTTGTTGGCACTGAAGAGTTGCAACTGCTTAACTCGAAGATAATGATGGGGGAAGAAGAAGGTTCAGAAAGCAATTCAGAAAAAGCAAGAGAGTCAGCAACTATCTTTTCCAACAAAGACTAAGATTTACCAACTGTGTTATCAGGGATCAGATTAGTATAAAAAGTAATTTGCCAAATTCCTTACAAAATTAAAGGCAAGGAGAGGCCACTTCACCATCTCACTTGGTACCAAGAACAGAGAATGGACTCTGAGAAAGCATGTCTTCAAGGCAGTGTACATTGCGGAGGAAGCACGTGAACATGAGAGAAACGCCATTATCCACTTAAAGTTGCATGAGAACAGTGTAACCTGCAGCAGGAGAGTCATTATCTCTGTGACAGCAAAtctatctattaaaaaaaaaattaagggaaaataaatgaataaataatcaaTATTTACTCTTTGTCACCACTTAAAGAGTTCTTATTTTCCCTGAAGTGAAAAAGACTTCTACGTTCTGTGGTTCAAGAGTTCAGATCTAAAATATACAAAGAAATGCTATTTAAATAACATTTCCCATTTTTATAGAGAACGTCAGAATGAGATGTATTAACACCGTATTTTCTTGCACATCATTTGGGGGGAAAGGGGGCAGGAGCAAGCACTTTCCTAAAGAACATCAAGAATTCCACATAAACTACACAAAAGATTAAGGATCTCTACCACACACAGTCCAACTTCATACCCATTTTAGAGAACACGCCACACAGCTGGCACACATTCTTCCCGTGGTCAGCAAGACAGATCTTATGCCCAAGTCCAGTTAAACTTACTAAGTTTAGGTACAGGTTGCGTATCCCAAAACTGGTATTTACGTTTGGTAGCCTCATCAATATTCTTTGCTGGGCCTTGGCATGCAGAGAGCAGCTCCATTGCTCTCTGGATGTCTTGAAGCTTCTGCATTGGAATGGCTGGATTCTGCACACAGAAACAAATGGAAGAGGAAGTTTACTGAGTACATTTACTTTGAACAAGTTGTACAAACAAGTTCACTTATTTTACTGTTATGTATTCTTTCATGTACTCTTCCCATCATGGTTAGCTGAGGTATAACCTTCAGAGGCAGGAGGGTAGAAAGTTAGGTGGGGAACAGACAAGTAACTTCACAAAATACGTAATAGTTTTGAGTAGTGCTTACATTTAACTATAAAACTTCAGTGGTTTTAACACAAATACATGCAGACAAATACCAATATCACAATCAAAAGCTTCTCATATTCCATGCCCCCGCCCTggtaaaatacaataaaactgCACAAAGCAGATCAGCTTAGATGTCTAACAATCTAAAGATACCATTGGTACACACAGAGATGTTTGAAGTTGTACTGTACAGATACaacatgaaataatatttaaattcaCTATGGTTTAGTATCGCAGGTACACTCTATTGATACAAATATCCACTTTTTAACCTTTGTTGTATTGTATCTGCCTTCTATTAGCTTGCAATTATTACAGTGGGTACTTTCTGCATTGTATCATATGTAGGAGTTAAGCATCTTGCCACTAACTGTGCCAACACTCACAACTAAAGATAATTTTAACTGACAGAAGCAGACAGACATTAAATAAACCAACTTGCCACTTAAAAGTTGAAAAATctttatagaaaaataatttgaaaagcatAAAACCTAAGGCTAAGCACCTCTAAACTGAGCTGTTAAACCCTCACTTGATCACTCTGAGTAAGTGTAACTGGAATGAGAATTTTACCTGCATAGGAAAGTACAGAGGAATAATGGTAACAGACTTCTAAATCTAAagggatttctctctctctctctttttaatctatttatttgttttgttttgttatctcCCAAGTGATAAGCCCTGTTCTGAGGCATCCTAACAGCATGCTTGTGCTCAGGTTTTCCCAGATTGCAGtgcaaaaaatacatttgcaGTAATAGTCTCAAACGCATTGGAAAATTTTAAGCAATTCTGCATAGAGATTTcaagccagatttttttcttttactgagtATCAATGGATCACTATTTCCATATTTCACTTTCTTCCTAGGATTCCTGTGTTGAAAAACTGCCATAAATTACACATAATAATGATGTAAAGCGTAATTTGGATGGGATCTGCCTCTAGTATCCTCAGTCACAAACAAGTAAAAATCCCTGCCTGTAGCTCAAGCAGGCCATCATTTTCTATTTATAATAAAAATTTGTACTCTCTAAACATTATGCAATTTCTTTCATTAATCTAAGTATTGCAAAATTTTACCTGTGAGCAGGCTTTAAACACCTATCATTTGAGTAGTTGTAAATTAACATATTTACACACTTCAGAGCAACACTATTGCAGCATAAAAAGACCTACCCTATTTCTAGATCCAGATTACAGTGACATAAGTTACTTTTCTCCACTAAAAATCAATTTGTCCATTACACACTAGCCTGATAGAAATTATTGTAATGCTACTAGATATATTCTGAAATCTTACCAGTACATTATGAAATCCTAAATATTGACAAACcgtaatttatttttacatttcttttaagtCTCTCATGTTTTTTCTAcattaagaagaagaaaacagaaatgtaaaaaaaagatgTAATGTTCTAAAAAGATCTTACCAGCATACATAAAAGTAAAAAGTTCATGTtctggtactaaatataacatgGCTAGGGACATCTGGAGGAAtctcctttcctttcaaaatgtTCAGAGATCAGCCTGGTTAAGAAGTTATACTTTCaaccctttttgttttcctttaatggaaaacaagaaaaaaatacacagaacttCATACAAATTAGAAAGCAGAGTGATTTTGTTCAACATCAGTTTAGGGGAAATCTCCCGCACAGCACAAGACAGCAGTGTTGTGCAAACAGGGCTGAGGtacacaatgctttttttttttgcctcagttttggTGACAAGATCTGACTTCAGACCTTTGATGTCCCTCAGCCTTGCAGCACAGTCTGTGATACTGCCATTAACCACAGCAGGAGCAAAAGTTAGGGACCACTGAGCAAACTAATCATGCACAGATCCCTAAGAACAGACAGGATGTGTGCGAGGGTGCTGGGGAAGCTGGCTGATGTTACTGCAACTAGCACATATCGAGTTCGAAAGGTTATAGCAATTGGTGGAGGTTTCTTATGACTGGAAAAAGTGAAATGTCTCACCCATCTTCA
Proteins encoded in this window:
- the NMT2 gene encoding glycylpeptide N-tetradecanoyltransferase 2; its protein translation is MAEDSESAASQQSLELDDQDTCGIDGDNEEEAEHAKGSPGGDLGAKKKKKKQKRKKEKPNSGGTKSDSASDSQEIKIQQPSKNPAIPMQKLQDIQRAMELLSACQGPAKNIDEATKRKYQFWDTQPVPKLNEVITSHGAIEPDKDNVRLEPYSLPQGFMWDTLDLSNAEVLKELYTLLNENYVEDDDNMFRFDYSPEFLLWALRPPGWLLQWHCGVRVSSNKKLVGFISAIPADIRIYDSVKKMVEINFLCVHKKLRSKRVAPVLIREITRRVNLEGIFQAVYTAGVVLPKPVATCRYWHRSLNPRKLVEVKFSHLSRNMTLQRTMKLYRLPDATKTSGLRPMEQKDTKAVQELINTYLKQFNLAPVMDEEEVAHWFLPRDHIIDTYVVEGSNGVLTDFLSFYTLPSTVMHHPVHKSLKAAYSFYNIHTETPLLDLMNDALIIAKLKGFDVFNALDLMENKTFLEKLKFGIGDGNLQYYLYNWRCPGMESEKVGLVLQ